The following proteins are encoded in a genomic region of Methanoculleus bourgensis MS2:
- a CDS encoding nucleotidyltransferase family protein — protein sequence MCDPRITMNPLAQIRQNLHIIRERYGVARIGVFGSVVRDEATPASDVDVLVEFREGEETFDHFMDLKFYLEDLLGRKTDLVIADTLKPRIRDAVLGEVVYA from the coding sequence ATGTGTGATCCTAGAATAACGATGAACCCCCTCGCCCAGATCCGGCAGAATCTGCACATCATCAGGGAACGCTACGGCGTGGCCCGTATCGGCGTCTTCGGATCCGTAGTACGGGACGAAGCCACCCCGGCAAGTGATGTCGACGTCCTGGTGGAGTTCCGGGAGGGGGAGGAGACCTTTGACCACTTCATGGACCTCAAGTTCTACCTTGAGGACCTCCTGGGACGGAAGACGGATCTCGTCATTGCCGATACTCTCAAGCCCCGGATCCGCGATGCAGTCCTCGGTGAGGTCGTCTATGCCTAG
- a CDS encoding glutamine synthetase family protein translates to MSGDATSVMLERIEQDNVRFLHLQFTDLIGMPKNVAIPVKQAEKALTSGIGFDGSSIEGFVRIEESDMVLKPDLSTYTLLPWGPREYTVARFMCDVYKASSGKPFEGDPRHVLRVAMEDAARDGYIFNTGPELEFFLFRMVDGRPTTLFQDVGGYFDLAPTDLAEDVRREIIIALTEMGFEIEASHHEVAESQHEIDFKYSDALHTADNVITFKFAVKTMALMRGLHASFMAKPIYGICGSGMHTNCSLEKDGVNAFYDPDAPRQLSETCMHFIGGLLKHAKAITRVANPTINSYKRLVPGYEAPCYISWSAGNRSALVRVPTPRGNSTRVEFRSPDPTCNPYLTFAAMLTAGMEGVRERIEPPASIDKNIYHMTLEERAGAGIETLPGDLYAAHQALLADDLICRALGPHVVEALTSVAEAEWESYRTTVHPWELDRYLATY, encoded by the coding sequence ATGTCCGGCGATGCCACTTCTGTGATGCTCGAGCGCATTGAACAGGATAACGTCCGATTCCTCCATCTCCAGTTCACCGACCTCATCGGCATGCCAAAGAACGTCGCTATCCCGGTGAAGCAGGCAGAGAAGGCGCTGACCAGCGGGATCGGGTTTGACGGTTCCTCGATTGAGGGGTTCGTCAGGATTGAGGAGTCCGATATGGTGCTCAAACCCGACCTCTCCACCTACACCCTCCTGCCCTGGGGGCCCCGGGAGTACACGGTGGCGCGCTTTATGTGCGACGTCTACAAGGCGAGCAGCGGCAAACCGTTCGAGGGTGACCCGCGCCACGTGCTCCGCGTGGCCATGGAGGATGCGGCACGGGACGGCTACATCTTCAACACCGGCCCGGAACTGGAGTTCTTCCTCTTCCGGATGGTGGATGGCAGGCCGACCACGCTCTTCCAGGACGTCGGCGGCTACTTCGACCTCGCGCCGACCGACCTTGCGGAGGATGTCAGGCGCGAGATCATCATTGCCCTCACCGAGATGGGGTTCGAGATCGAGGCGTCGCACCACGAGGTGGCCGAGAGCCAGCACGAGATCGACTTCAAGTACAGCGACGCTCTCCACACGGCGGACAACGTCATCACCTTCAAGTTCGCGGTCAAGACGATGGCGCTGATGCGCGGCCTCCACGCATCGTTCATGGCAAAACCGATCTACGGCATCTGCGGGAGCGGGATGCACACCAACTGCTCGCTCGAGAAGGACGGGGTGAACGCCTTCTACGACCCTGATGCCCCCCGCCAGCTCTCCGAGACCTGCATGCACTTCATCGGCGGCCTCCTCAAACATGCAAAGGCCATCACCCGGGTCGCAAACCCGACGATCAACTCCTATAAACGGCTGGTCCCCGGCTACGAGGCACCCTGCTACATCAGCTGGAGCGCCGGCAACCGCTCGGCCCTCGTCCGGGTCCCGACACCGCGCGGCAACAGCACCCGGGTCGAGTTCCGGAGTCCGGACCCGACCTGCAACCCCTACCTCACCTTCGCCGCGATGCTCACCGCCGGGATGGAGGGCGTCCGGGAGAGGATCGAACCCCCGGCGAGCATCGATAAGAACATCTACCATATGACGCTGGAGGAGCGGGCGGGTGCCGGGATCGAGACGCTCCCGGGTGACCTCTACGCGGCCCACCAGGCTCTGCTTGCCGACGACCTCATCTGCAGGGCGCTGGGTCCCCACGTCGTCGAGGCCCTCACGAGTGTTGCGGAAGCCGAGTGGGAGTCCTACCGGACAACGGTCCACCCCTGGGAACTCGACCGGTATCTCGCGACATATTAA
- a CDS encoding Coenzyme F420 hydrogenase/dehydrogenase, beta subunit C-terminal domain: MDTKTFKDLEAAVWAKDLCSGCGACVAVCPADALRFAPGNTDAPVNIGYCKAENDSVPCGACYAACPRVDLASCGKMLGPHLDIVAARSVFPVERKQSGGAVTAILVNALDEGLIDAVVTVTRDPWTMKPSSAVITSSDALIQHAGSRYSWWVPLLASLKEAVVTRKYRRIAVVGVPCVARATQAIRASDHELLRPYAKAIRLVIGLFCTETFDYAKLVEGKLESERRIEPWDIRRLDIKGKLDVYLQDERHISIPLAELEESVRPGCRVCTDFTAVEADVSAGAVGSPEGYTTLVIRNDIGRGFVDRAVWQGKLATGGSVDLAAVERLAAKKAERQAE; this comes from the coding sequence ATGGATACGAAGACATTCAAGGACCTGGAAGCCGCGGTCTGGGCTAAGGACCTCTGTTCCGGATGCGGGGCGTGCGTGGCGGTCTGCCCGGCGGATGCCCTCCGGTTCGCACCGGGGAACACCGATGCACCGGTGAACATCGGCTACTGTAAGGCCGAGAACGACAGCGTGCCCTGCGGGGCATGCTACGCGGCCTGTCCGCGGGTCGACCTCGCATCATGTGGGAAGATGCTCGGGCCGCACCTGGATATCGTTGCGGCCCGGTCGGTCTTCCCGGTGGAGCGGAAGCAGAGCGGCGGCGCGGTGACGGCAATCCTCGTGAACGCCCTCGATGAGGGGTTGATCGACGCGGTCGTCACGGTGACGAGGGACCCCTGGACGATGAAACCGTCGTCGGCGGTGATCACCTCCTCTGACGCGCTCATCCAGCATGCCGGGAGCCGCTACTCCTGGTGGGTCCCGCTGCTTGCGTCCCTCAAGGAAGCAGTGGTCACCCGGAAGTACCGGCGGATCGCCGTCGTGGGCGTGCCCTGTGTGGCACGGGCGACACAGGCGATCCGGGCGAGCGACCATGAGCTCCTCCGGCCCTACGCGAAGGCGATCAGGCTTGTGATCGGCCTCTTCTGCACGGAGACCTTCGATTACGCGAAACTGGTCGAGGGGAAACTGGAATCCGAGCGCCGGATCGAGCCCTGGGATATCCGCCGCCTGGATATCAAGGGGAAACTGGACGTCTACCTCCAGGACGAGCGGCATATCTCTATCCCGCTTGCTGAACTGGAGGAGTCGGTCAGGCCCGGGTGCCGGGTCTGCACCGACTTTACGGCGGTGGAGGCGGATGTCTCGGCCGGGGCTGTCGGGTCGCCGGAAGGCTACACGACACTGGTCATCAGGAACGATATCGGCAGGGGGTTCGTCGACCGGGCGGTCTGGCAGGGGAAACTTGCGACCGGCGGCAGCGTCGACCTCGCTGCAGTCGAGCGCCTGGCGGCGAAGAAAGCAGAGCGTCAGGCGGAATAA
- a CDS encoding class II glutamine amidotransferase: MCGIFGVMDKRRQMMDGSGIRQALSMMNERGSGEGAGYAAYGIYPDYQDCYALHVFFDNARDGKAVVDATLEQWGTVEHNEAIPTYDQPNLRATCTPWRYFFRPDPSLAPGSASPEKDIITSLVMQINAGSNGAQVISSGKNVGVFKAGGWPEDVADYYRIEDYEGYIWLAHNRYTTNNPGKWERPDPFNLHDWSVVENGKITSYGTNRRYIESFGYTCSMSTDSEIITYLIDLLVRRHGLDINLAIRALSPPFWEDIDLMPKAEQDLNRALRLAYGSATMNGPFTVVAANPDMMVGFTDRGKLRPMVVGECGDRLYISSEEAAIRAMEPGVESITTPAAGEPVIGRVAP; the protein is encoded by the coding sequence ATGTGCGGCATATTTGGTGTAATGGATAAGAGGCGCCAGATGATGGATGGTTCCGGCATCAGGCAGGCCCTCTCCATGATGAACGAGCGCGGCAGCGGCGAGGGGGCGGGCTACGCGGCATACGGCATATACCCTGACTACCAGGACTGCTACGCGCTCCACGTCTTCTTCGATAACGCTCGCGACGGCAAAGCGGTTGTCGACGCAACGCTGGAACAATGGGGGACGGTCGAGCACAATGAAGCGATCCCCACCTACGACCAGCCGAATCTCCGGGCAACCTGCACTCCCTGGCGCTACTTCTTCAGGCCCGACCCCTCTCTCGCGCCCGGGAGCGCATCGCCGGAGAAGGATATCATCACAAGCCTCGTGATGCAGATCAACGCAGGCTCAAACGGGGCCCAGGTCATCTCGTCAGGGAAGAACGTCGGCGTCTTCAAGGCAGGCGGCTGGCCGGAAGATGTGGCGGACTACTACCGGATCGAGGACTACGAGGGCTACATCTGGCTTGCGCACAACCGGTATACGACAAACAACCCGGGAAAGTGGGAGCGGCCCGACCCGTTCAACCTCCATGACTGGAGCGTCGTGGAGAACGGAAAGATCACCTCCTACGGGACCAACCGGCGCTATATCGAGAGTTTCGGGTACACCTGCTCCATGTCCACCGACAGCGAGATCATCACCTACTTAATCGACCTCCTGGTGCGGCGGCACGGCCTTGACATCAACCTCGCCATCAGGGCGCTCTCCCCGCCCTTCTGGGAGGATATCGACCTGATGCCGAAAGCTGAACAGGACCTGAACCGCGCCCTCCGGCTCGCGTACGGGTCGGCGACGATGAACGGACCGTTCACCGTTGTCGCAGCGAACCCGGATATGATGGTCGGGTTCACCGACCGGGGCAAACTCCGGCCAATGGTCGTCGGCGAGTGCGGAGACCGGCTCTACATATCAAGCGAAGAGGCGGCGATCCGGGCCATGGAACCAGGGGTCGAGTCGATCACCACACCGGCTGCAGGAGAGCCGGTGATCGGGAGGGTTGCTCCATGA
- a CDS encoding glutamate synthase-related protein produces MSNNLGSMPLRYRVTIDREQCMECERCITNCSYGVFRRDGDRILINSRKCTACHRCLAYCPRDAISLEEQPCDYRSHPVWTRQTREAIYNQARTGKIILAGMGSVANLPVIFDHLMLDASQVTTPPTDPLREPVELRTYLGKKPSQLDLRRNSNGDVELATELAPNLMLETPIMLGHMSYGAISLNAQISMARAAKETGTYMGTGEGGLHAGLYPYQDRMIVQVASGRFGVNIDYLERGAAIEIKLGQGAKPGIGGHLTGEKVSKDVSRTRMIPEGSDAISPAPHHDIYGIEDLSQLVRSIKEATEWKKPVFAKIAAVNNTAENVAAVARASVDAVVIDGFRGGTGAAPRVFRDHVGIPLEVAVASAERELCRQGLRNEVSLIACGSIRESADVAKAIALGADAVYIGTAALAAMGCRVCGNCYQGLCPWGIATQRPDLVQRLDPDVASKQVANLIHAWTMEITELMGAAGVNSIESLRGNRDRLRGYMLDENLLNVLDVKPVGA; encoded by the coding sequence ATGAGTAACAACCTCGGCAGCATGCCGCTGCGTTACCGGGTCACGATCGACCGGGAGCAGTGCATGGAGTGCGAGCGGTGCATCACCAACTGTTCCTATGGCGTATTCAGGCGGGACGGCGACCGGATCCTGATCAACTCCCGGAAGTGCACCGCCTGTCACCGGTGCCTTGCCTACTGCCCCCGGGACGCCATCAGCCTTGAGGAGCAGCCCTGCGACTACCGGAGCCACCCGGTCTGGACCAGGCAGACCAGGGAGGCGATCTACAATCAGGCCCGGACCGGCAAAATCATCCTCGCCGGGATGGGAAGCGTCGCAAACCTCCCGGTCATATTCGACCACCTGATGCTGGACGCAAGCCAGGTCACCACGCCCCCGACCGACCCGCTGCGCGAGCCCGTCGAACTCCGGACATACCTCGGGAAGAAGCCGTCACAACTGGACCTCCGCCGGAACTCGAACGGGGACGTCGAACTCGCCACGGAACTCGCCCCAAACCTCATGCTCGAGACCCCGATCATGCTCGGCCACATGAGTTACGGGGCGATCAGCCTCAACGCCCAGATCTCCATGGCCCGGGCGGCAAAGGAGACCGGAACCTACATGGGCACCGGGGAGGGCGGACTCCACGCCGGGCTCTACCCCTACCAGGACCGCATGATCGTCCAGGTGGCATCTGGCCGGTTCGGCGTGAACATCGACTACCTGGAACGCGGCGCCGCCATCGAGATCAAACTCGGGCAGGGCGCAAAGCCGGGCATCGGCGGGCACCTCACCGGGGAGAAGGTCAGTAAGGATGTCTCCCGCACGAGGATGATCCCGGAAGGGAGCGACGCGATAAGCCCGGCGCCGCACCATGATATCTACGGCATCGAGGACCTCTCCCAGCTCGTCCGGTCCATCAAGGAGGCGACGGAGTGGAAGAAACCGGTCTTTGCGAAGATCGCGGCCGTCAACAACACGGCCGAGAACGTGGCAGCCGTTGCCCGGGCCTCGGTGGACGCCGTCGTCATCGACGGGTTCCGGGGCGGCACCGGCGCGGCACCACGGGTCTTCCGCGACCATGTCGGCATCCCGCTCGAGGTCGCAGTTGCAAGCGCCGAACGTGAACTCTGCAGGCAGGGGCTCAGGAACGAGGTCTCCCTCATCGCCTGCGGCAGCATCAGGGAGAGTGCGGACGTTGCAAAGGCAATCGCTCTCGGCGCTGACGCGGTCTACATCGGCACTGCGGCGCTCGCGGCGATGGGATGTCGGGTCTGTGGAAACTGCTACCAGGGTCTCTGTCCCTGGGGGATCGCCACCCAGCGCCCGGACCTGGTGCAGCGCCTGGACCCCGACGTGGCATCGAAGCAGGTGGCAAACCTGATCCATGCATGGACGATGGAGATCACCGAACTGATGGGTGCGGCGGGGGTAAACAGCATCGAGAGCCTGCGGGGCAACCGCGACCGGCTCCGGGGCTATATGCTTGATGAGAACCTGCTCAATGTTCTCGACGTCAAGCCGGTGGGGGCGTGA
- a CDS encoding rubredoxin, whose translation MARWVCSICDYEYNEEAGDPANGIPPETLFEDLPSGWRCPGCSVGKEAFVRVNEGEVERNEEDYL comes from the coding sequence ATGGCACGATGGGTGTGCAGCATCTGTGACTATGAGTACAACGAGGAGGCGGGAGACCCTGCCAACGGCATCCCGCCGGAGACGCTGTTTGAGGACCTCCCCAGCGGCTGGCGGTGTCCCGGCTGCAGCGTCGGAAAGGAAGCGTTTGTGCGGGTTAACGAAGGGGAGGTGGAGAGGAATGAGGAAGACTACCTCTGA
- the tsaA gene encoding tRNA (N6-threonylcarbamoyladenosine(37)-N6)-methyltransferase TrmO, whose amino-acid sequence MTAIECIPIGVVRSPYRERGDAPRQGRLVADIIAEIHIFDAYVPGLENVERSSHLIVLYWLDRAERGELLAKPPGETRTRGVFSTRSPARPNPIGFGIVDLVRRDGGVLVVRGLDALDGTPVLDIKPYSPEIDCIPEATGGWHIKK is encoded by the coding sequence ATGACCGCAATCGAATGCATCCCCATCGGCGTCGTCCGGTCACCCTACCGGGAGCGGGGCGACGCCCCGCGCCAGGGCCGGCTGGTAGCAGATATCATCGCTGAGATCCACATCTTTGACGCCTACGTCCCTGGGCTTGAGAACGTTGAGCGGAGCAGCCATCTCATCGTGCTCTACTGGCTTGATCGGGCGGAGCGGGGGGAGCTCCTCGCAAAGCCCCCGGGGGAGACCCGGACCCGGGGAGTCTTTTCCACACGCTCGCCCGCCCGGCCAAACCCGATCGGCTTTGGGATCGTCGACCTGGTCAGGCGGGACGGCGGCGTCCTGGTGGTCAGGGGGCTTGATGCCCTCGACGGAACTCCGGTGCTGGATATCAAGCCCTACTCCCCCGAGATCGACTGCATCCCCGAGGCGACGGGCGGGTGGCATATCAAAAAGTAG
- a CDS encoding GltB/FmdC/FwdC-like GXGXG domain-containing protein: MTNSVTIDAEGMHYTPLNRQIREAVEDGVSEVVVKGVLGQRFIGNGLRGDATIHVYGVPGGDLAMFMSGPTVIVHGNAEHAPGNTMDSGKVVIHGSAGDAVAHSMRGGKVFVRGNIGYRGGIHMKQYETQRPILVVGGSAQTFLGEYMAGGLLVVLDLDGTMKARGIGSGIHGGEIIIRGDVDDASLAAGAKKVPLTDEDRARIAPVIREFAGDFGLDPEPLVSADYTRIVPASARPFAGKYTWE, encoded by the coding sequence ATGACAAATTCAGTCACGATTGATGCGGAGGGGATGCACTACACCCCCCTGAACCGGCAGATCCGGGAGGCCGTGGAGGACGGGGTCAGCGAGGTTGTCGTCAAAGGCGTCCTCGGGCAGCGGTTCATCGGCAACGGTCTCCGGGGAGACGCTACCATCCACGTCTACGGCGTCCCGGGCGGCGACCTTGCGATGTTCATGAGCGGCCCGACGGTCATCGTTCACGGCAACGCTGAGCACGCGCCCGGGAACACGATGGACTCCGGGAAGGTGGTGATCCACGGGAGCGCCGGCGATGCGGTGGCGCACAGCATGCGGGGCGGCAAGGTCTTTGTCCGCGGGAACATCGGTTACCGGGGCGGGATCCACATGAAGCAGTACGAGACGCAGCGCCCCATCCTGGTCGTCGGGGGGTCCGCCCAGACATTCCTCGGTGAATACATGGCGGGCGGCCTTCTCGTCGTCCTCGACCTCGACGGGACCATGAAGGCACGCGGGATCGGGAGCGGGATCCACGGCGGGGAGATCATCATCCGCGGGGATGTGGACGACGCGAGCCTCGCTGCAGGGGCGAAGAAGGTGCCGCTCACCGATGAGGACCGGGCAAGGATCGCTCCGGTGATCAGGGAGTTTGCAGGCGACTTCGGGCTCGATCCGGAACCGCTGGTCAGTGCTGACTACACCCGGATTGTCCCCGCAAGCGCAAGGCCCTTTGCAGGAAAGTATACGTGGGAGTGA
- a CDS encoding ribonuclease HI family protein yields MTAADTVTLYTDGASRGNPGDAAWAYVIVQEGAIAASRSGYIGKATNNVAEYHAVINGLRAARAFTEGRLRVRSDSELVVRQLTGRYRIRKEHLAVLAGEVQQLARNFAEVRFESVPREHPCIQVADRLCNDVLDSEAGRK; encoded by the coding sequence GTGACGGCAGCCGATACGGTGACCCTGTATACCGACGGCGCATCGCGCGGGAACCCCGGAGACGCCGCCTGGGCATACGTGATCGTACAGGAAGGAGCCATCGCCGCCAGCCGTTCCGGGTACATCGGGAAGGCGACCAACAACGTGGCCGAGTACCACGCCGTCATCAACGGTCTTCGCGCCGCCCGGGCGTTCACCGAGGGGAGGCTTAGAGTCAGGTCAGACTCTGAACTGGTCGTGCGCCAGCTCACCGGCCGGTACCGCATCAGAAAAGAGCACCTGGCGGTCCTTGCAGGCGAGGTGCAGCAGCTGGCGCGGAACTTCGCGGAGGTCAGGTTCGAGAGCGTGCCGCGGGAGCACCCCTGTATCCAGGTCGCGGACCGTCTCTGCAATGACGTGCTCGATTCAGAGGCAGGGAGGAAGTAG
- a CDS encoding Mrp/NBP35 family ATP-binding protein encodes MAQTSEPNKDTCTGNCAGCPSTTKCEDPRNVSAPKGLPPKADISVKHVVLVLSGKGGVGKSTVSANLAYSLANRGYSTGLIDLDIHGPDIPKMLGVEDARLQSYDGKVIEPVRVTGNLAIVSMAFLLPERNTPVIWRGPMKMTVIKQFLEDVNWGDLDYLVVDLPPGTGDEALTIAQLAPNIAGAVIVTTPQEVAILDSSKAVEFVKKLELPVLGIVENMSGFVCPHCGEEIDIFGKGGGEKEAGELGVPFLGAIPLDPEMRKAADEGRPFIIRRAGGEDPTWKSIDAIMEALVKQIEE; translated from the coding sequence ATGGCTCAAACGAGTGAACCAAATAAGGATACATGTACCGGGAACTGTGCCGGCTGCCCGTCTACAACCAAGTGTGAGGACCCAAGAAACGTAAGCGCCCCAAAAGGCCTTCCCCCGAAAGCAGATATCAGCGTGAAGCACGTCGTCCTCGTCCTCTCCGGGAAGGGCGGGGTTGGGAAGAGCACGGTATCGGCAAACCTCGCCTACTCTCTCGCCAACCGCGGCTATAGCACCGGACTCATCGACCTCGATATCCACGGCCCTGATATCCCGAAGATGCTCGGCGTCGAGGATGCTCGCCTCCAGTCCTATGACGGAAAGGTCATCGAACCGGTCAGGGTCACCGGCAACCTTGCGATCGTCTCCATGGCGTTCCTGCTCCCTGAACGCAACACCCCCGTGATCTGGCGTGGCCCGATGAAGATGACCGTCATCAAGCAGTTCCTGGAAGACGTCAACTGGGGTGACCTCGACTACCTGGTCGTCGACCTCCCGCCCGGCACGGGCGATGAGGCCCTCACCATCGCTCAGCTCGCCCCGAACATCGCAGGAGCCGTCATCGTCACCACCCCGCAGGAAGTGGCAATCCTCGACTCGAGCAAGGCGGTCGAGTTTGTGAAGAAACTCGAACTCCCGGTACTCGGGATCGTGGAGAACATGAGCGGGTTTGTCTGCCCCCACTGCGGGGAGGAGATCGATATCTTCGGCAAGGGCGGCGGGGAGAAGGAGGCAGGCGAACTCGGTGTGCCCTTCCTTGGCGCCATCCCGCTCGACCCCGAGATGCGGAAAGCAGCGGATGAGGGAAGACCCTTCATCATCCGTCGTGCCGGGGGGGAAGACCCGACCTGGAAGAGCATCGACGCCATCATGGAAGCGCTTGTGAAGCAGATCGAGGAGTAA
- a CDS encoding thiamine pyrophosphate-binding protein produces the protein MRKTTSEGSVTTVADVLVSELEAWGITLYFGIPGSSSLPLVDAVRRNPNARYIVTRHEQTAAMAASAYNKFTGEIAVCLTIAGPGATNLATGLYDAKEDRTSVLSLNGQVKAQYAGPGGIQEIDQDAFFRPVTVFNNTVADPAMAVKLLTRALRYAIVARGVAQLSIPNDIQAAPLDPAYCKRETCLPAVRVAPTDEAVGAAVEAIDAATRPVILAGFGAMDAAGAVLDLAERIQAPIVTTFRAKGILPDDNEWIAGVHGELGTPHALTLVLESDLVIACGASFSDLTGIPEDKRAVQVDIDPLQLGKHPLVAAVWGDCAIALPRIVEEVRPREDQGIRQWLADRKREWFDRLDREADPEAVPIRPPYIMNVLSETLPEDAVISVDVGDNQWWFGRNFRMKRQRFAMSGYLGTMGFGLPGAIAAKLAYPEKTVVCITGDGGFSMVMADFVTAVKYDLPIVVVVLNNRELAMIREEQREANYPPYGIDLTNPDFAAFAGTCGGAGIQVTRPQDLAGAVRKAVQMDTPVIIDVETDPKRFG, from the coding sequence ATGAGGAAGACTACCTCTGAAGGATCGGTCACGACCGTGGCCGACGTGCTAGTCTCGGAACTGGAGGCCTGGGGGATCACCCTATACTTCGGCATCCCGGGATCGTCGTCGCTCCCGCTCGTGGATGCGGTCAGGAGGAACCCAAACGCCCGGTACATCGTCACCCGGCACGAGCAGACCGCGGCTATGGCGGCATCGGCCTACAACAAGTTCACGGGAGAGATCGCAGTCTGCCTGACCATCGCCGGGCCGGGTGCCACGAATCTCGCCACCGGGCTCTACGACGCAAAGGAGGACCGGACAAGCGTGCTCTCGCTCAACGGGCAGGTAAAGGCGCAGTACGCCGGTCCCGGCGGCATCCAGGAGATCGATCAGGACGCGTTCTTCCGGCCCGTCACGGTCTTCAACAACACCGTCGCCGACCCGGCGATGGCGGTCAAACTCCTCACCCGGGCGCTGCGCTACGCCATCGTCGCCCGTGGTGTCGCCCAGCTCTCCATCCCGAACGATATCCAGGCCGCGCCGCTTGACCCTGCCTACTGCAAGCGCGAGACCTGCCTCCCGGCGGTCAGGGTTGCGCCGACCGACGAGGCTGTCGGGGCGGCTGTGGAGGCGATCGACGCCGCCACACGGCCGGTGATCCTCGCGGGTTTCGGGGCCATGGATGCTGCCGGAGCGGTCCTTGACCTGGCAGAGAGAATCCAGGCGCCGATCGTCACCACCTTCCGGGCGAAGGGCATCCTCCCCGACGATAACGAGTGGATTGCCGGGGTGCATGGCGAGCTCGGGACACCGCACGCCTTGACGCTTGTCCTGGAGTCTGATCTCGTGATCGCCTGCGGTGCGAGTTTCTCAGACCTCACCGGGATCCCGGAGGATAAACGGGCCGTTCAGGTTGATATCGACCCGCTCCAGCTCGGGAAACACCCGCTCGTCGCGGCGGTCTGGGGGGACTGTGCTATCGCCCTGCCCCGGATCGTTGAAGAGGTCAGACCGCGGGAGGACCAGGGCATCAGGCAGTGGCTCGCTGACCGGAAACGGGAGTGGTTCGACCGGCTCGACCGGGAGGCCGACCCGGAGGCTGTCCCAATCCGCCCGCCCTACATCATGAACGTCCTCTCCGAGACCCTGCCGGAGGATGCGGTCATATCGGTCGATGTCGGGGATAACCAATGGTGGTTTGGGCGGAACTTCCGGATGAAGCGGCAGCGGTTTGCGATGTCGGGCTATCTTGGGACGATGGGGTTTGGGCTCCCGGGAGCGATTGCGGCAAAATTAGCCTATCCAGAGAAGACCGTCGTCTGCATCACCGGGGACGGCGGGTTCTCCATGGTCATGGCCGACTTCGTCACGGCGGTCAAGTACGACCTCCCGATCGTCGTGGTGGTCCTGAACAACCGCGAACTTGCCATGATCAGGGAGGAGCAGCGGGAGGCGAATTACCCGCCCTACGGGATCGACCTCACGAACCCCGACTTCGCCGCCTTTGCCGGGACCTGCGGCGGCGCCGGGATACAGGTGACCCGGCCGCAGGACCTCGCCGGGGCGGTCAGGAAGGCGGTGCAGATGGATACGCCGGTCATCATCGATGTCGAGACCGACCCGAAGCGGTTCGGGTGA
- a CDS encoding histone family protein translates to MTDIPLAPVGRIVKKSGAERVSSDANEELAKLMEQYASRIAKEAIKLAGHAGRKTVKATDVRMAAETVK, encoded by the coding sequence ATGACTGATATACCACTGGCGCCTGTTGGCAGAATCGTGAAGAAATCTGGTGCGGAGCGGGTGAGTTCCGACGCCAATGAAGAACTCGCAAAACTGATGGAACAGTACGCGTCAAGGATCGCAAAAGAAGCGATCAAGCTGGCAGGTCATGCAGGCAGAAAGACGGTTAAGGCAACCGATGTTCGGATGGCCGCTGAGACCGTGAAATGA